The following is a genomic window from Triplophysa rosa linkage group LG11, Trosa_1v2, whole genome shotgun sequence.
atcacaaaaacaagacacctGAATGTTGACAATACTACATGAGagatacacacaaatacaagtCCTTGTTATAATGCCTATGACAAGATATGCCTGGGCATGTATTCGCAATGCACGTTTCAAACCAGAGACACTATAATTTTCAAATAGTGTtttcaaaacaataaaacaatttacagGACAGAACTGTATATTTACTGGTGGCTTCCTACTACAAGGCGGCATTAGGTCCGATACTGGTACTAAGACCTACAACCTTATTCATCTTTTGACTGATATGTACATCGACCACAAATGCCAACCTACAATCATTTCACACGTTTTCGACGATATTAAACtattacaaataacaaaaaaatcaataatacgTAACTATAAAATGGATTGTTGTCCATAAAACCTTAATGGTTTGGTTGGACAGCCTGTCTGTAAATTTGTCTGCAAAACCTCCgttaaagtaaatattttgatAATCGTACAGATATGGACCCAATACCCGTCAAAGCAAATCACCATCAAACTGACGTGTTAACGGAGTAGGTTAAAAATCAAAATAGTGATTGTTAGTGGGGGGTTTCCTGGCTTTTAAGCTATACTGAATAGGACCGTCAATAGCAGCTGACTGGTTTGTTCCAGGGAACCCGTTAAATCTGAcgtttcaaaacaaaacacgtaTAGCATCAATAAACGCACTCGTTTCAACTTCAGACAGTTAGTACTgacatgaaaaaaagaaaatgaatgatTACTTACCCAAATAAATGTCACCAAAGGATCCAGAACCAATTTTCCTTCCCAGTCTGTATCGGTTTCCTACTCTCAATTCCATGGTAAATGGCTAAACAACAAAGCTAGCGATAAAGCTAGCTTTAACTGGAATAGTTTTGAGTATATATGTTCCAAATGTTTAGGAAAcctgcaaaatatcttctttgttaACCGTCTATTCTTCTGCCTCCTACAGCCAGGATCCCCCAATACTGTTTGCTAGTTTGCTAATTCCCTTCACAGTAGCTATCCGATTTTCACCAATTGTTTCCTAACATTCCGAACGGCGGGTTATCAAAATACTAGGCCTATTAAAAAGAGTAAAGAGTGACGTTTATGCTCTAGTAATTTTTAACctgaaaataatttgtttaaaaaaggatGAAGTCGGATTTTGCGAACGACTCCCTCCTAGCTCTGACGGCCCTAAACCTACCATTGACACTATGTATCTCTGCTACAACAGAACAGAAGCTCCATCAGTTGAATAATCCAGTCCCGCAGTGACGTCACTTCCCGTAGAAACAGCGGGCCAGTGGAAAATCTCGTGTTGAGACAACAAAACCCGATGCTTGACTTTCTATTGTTTAGTCTTTTGACATTtgtaaaaactgttatttttctgttatataaaatatgtttattattcGTTATTTATGCGTTTTATTATTGGGTGCCATTTTGTTCAATGgacagaaataaaatgtatacatatgtAAATATACATCAGTTAATGTAAATCACTTGATATAGGTCATGGTTGAATTGggtttataattttttctatTGTGCTAGTATTTTTTAATACTACCTCAATGGGTGTTCACTAGGTGTGTTTATGATGCTTAAGAAGGAAAACAAACTTGCAAAACCAGTTTGCTATACAAGTCACACCTTttatcccttacgaaaattaaccatgttttttttgtggtacaagtgtagtaaccatggttatATAAATATTGCACCAAGATATCAGTAATGCATTAGTAttataaacaaacctaaagctACAGAGCCCAATTCGGGGAGGTCTCtaatcattaaaaatatatttagaacactaaatatgaattttatattgaattAGTTCTGATGTTATGAAACTGAAACTATATAATTGTCATTGCATTTCCATCTACCGGGTATATCCTCTTTTATTGAAGGCTTATTAAATGCCCCTCCAAATAAAGTGAACTTGATGTGCAAACAAAGAATTAATGTGCTAAGTCAACCTTAAGCCTAAAATGTCTAAATGTACAGTAGAAGTTTTAAAGGGCCTTAGTCTGAACCAATACAAAGTTTACAGCCCAACTGTGGTAGTTGTATCTGACAAAACATCAAATATAATTAACATAGAATTCATTGTTCTTGACATGTTAGCAAAACTAATAGTTTAGGATTTAAGATACCCCTATCTGAAACATGAAATATATGAAAACGCCCCCAAAAATGATATTCCATTCAGTCAACTATGATTGGTCAGAGCACATCCAATGCTTGAAGCAGCAGAGGCGAGAGTCACATGACCAAATTACTCAGCTTTCCTTTGCATGTGCTACAGTCACGTTGAGAACAATGCGCCAGGAAAGTCTGTGAACAACACCCACTAAGTGATACCCAACTTCTCAATCCTAGTGTAGTGATAAACAATACTTTGTAAGACAGCatttaaacacataaacacaagcAGCAAATACAGAGGCTGAATCTTCTTCCTCTATTACAGAAACACGCGACCAGTACTGCCAATATACAGGGCATCAGAGatgagaaaaaataaaaggatgttaatttaaattattaatagaAAAAGTGAACATTTAGGTTAACAATCATGATAACATTTGTCAATGGTGTTCCAGTGAACACAGAGCAAATAGACACCCATGAAAATCACACATCTTAATGTGCTCTTTAATACGTATTGTACCCAGAGTGCAAATAGTAAAGGACTAATTCACTAAACACTAGTTAAGCAATAAAGTTACACACTGAATGAATAGGCAAACGCTTTTTATTGTCACATATTGTctctgtttacattttattatattttgcttAAACTTATACAATAATgcgcagtcgtggcctaatggttagagagtcggacttgtgaccagaaggttgccggtttgattcccagggccggcgggtaacgactgaggtgcccttgagcaaggcaccttacccctacttgctccccgggcgctgcagtgatagctgcccactgtacgtgtgttcaccacttgctgtgcgtgtgttcactactctctggatgggttaaatgctgAGGTCACATtacgggtatgggtcaccatatctgacaaataggtcactttcacttttttcacttttataTAATATTGGTTTACACGGACATCTAGTGGACATTTAAGAGATGGTGTTAAAGCTTTAAATGAAGGTGAatgaactaaaatgaatgtacttTTCGTAAAATTAAGAAACGAAATCATGATTTTGATCTTTTACAGCTTACcttttttgatttatttgacGCAAGATAAGATCagagaataaaaatgtatgcaaataaTGTACCAATAAATTAGGAAGATGGCAAAAATCACACACGTCAACTGAAACATAATTAAATGGAAATCTACGTAAAACATAATAGATTCAGGCCAACTttcaaaaacaaagaaaggTACTGTGTTTTTGAAGCACAAGGAATTAATCGACAGTGTTGTTTCTGCACGGTCGTATTTCACtgcgacacacacacaacacttcaCGTGGTTTTGGGCTATAAGGGATACAGCTAACgttacctccactgggcatgcgcacttcaatcacgcataatttttttacagttaattgcgattttttattattgtaagatTAGCTTTAGGattggggtaggtgtaggcattagctaatgtaatttattgtaattttatggcgagattttgcttcacttccggccgtagctgtatcccttctagccataaCTCCTTCATGTGCCGCATACATAGAGCTGCTGCTGCTGTCTGTGTCATAACACACTGTAAGTACTTCAATTTCAAAGCCTTTTTAGTAGATTTATAAGCAtcgacatttatttatttgacttgcCTGACTATCCTAGTTTATTTCAAGGGGAAATCGAGAAAATGAAAAGCATTACGGTTATTTATTTCCTGTTAATAACAACACTCCCACGTGTTATGTTTATGAACCTACACAGAGATTTAGAAATATTAGTGTGttagaaatattgtttattgtatCGTACAGTAATGCTAGATTGATATGGTGCAGACAGTGAGCTTCATACATTTAAATGCGAAAGTTCCGTCATACAGATAGACCTGATTGGAATACATGCTTTTTATTTACAACTTGACTTTTTCATATGAATGTACAAGTAAAATGCATTTAGCCATGGTCGTTTTCTTCTGTTTAGACAGCTGCCATGTCGAAACCTCGCGGGTTCGAGTTTTGGAAGAGCGCTCTGAAGGGCGCACGCTACGTGGTCGCCCCAATGGTGGACCAGAGCGAGCTGGCCTGGAGGCTGCTGAGCCGCAGACACGGCGCAGAGCTCTGCTACACACCCATGCTGCACGCACAGGTGTTTGTGAGGGACGCAAACTACCGCCGGGAGAACCTTTACAACGAAGTATGCCAGGAGGACAGACCCCTCATTACACAGGTGGCTTCACATTAGTCAGTCATTGGTGTTCTGTTCGATGCCTGAACTTTGGCATCTGCTGTGACTATAGGTTACAGACAGAATAGgtctttgtatttatatagtgTGTGAGTTTTTCAATATGGTTTTGATAGTTCTGTTCTCATTACAGTTCTGTGCCAACAATCCCGAAGTGTTTGTCCAGGCAGCTCTGCTCGCCCAGGATTATTGCGATGCCATCGATCTGAATTTGGGTTGCCCCCAGATGATTGCAAAAAGAGGTACCAGACCTTTTATTTGATTCGGAACATGCTTAAGCAAAATGTGCCAATGTGTAATGTTTGTGATTCTCTCCAAGGCCATTACGGTGTGTTTCTTCAAGATGAGTGGGACCTTCTGGAGAAAATGAGTACGTCTTGAATAAATGAGCAAATCTTTAAATAGCTTGATCAAGATGTGAGACATGCAGAGgatttgtatctttttttggCTGTTCTTTACAGTTAAATTGGCCGACGAGAAGCTCTCCGTGCCAATCACTTGCAAAATTCGGGTCTTCCCAGAGATGGAGAAAACAGTCAAGTATGCGAAAATGCTGGAAAAGGCCGGATGCCAGGTAAAGTGGTTTGGTTTATTGCCATATAGCAGATGCTTGATCCAACATCACTTACAGAACAATACTTGCAATGATTTAGTCTTACACATAGAGCCACCTGAGATCTTGTGCCCTAGGTACCAGCCTAGACCTGTACGTACCAACTTCTTTACCAGAACCCTCTGTGTAAGAGTTGCTTACCTTTTCCAATTTCCACAGCTCCTCACAATTCATGGGAGAACCAAGGATCAAAAGGGGGCTTTGACTGGCATTGCAAGCTGGAAGCATATCAAAGCTGTACGGTAAGAAATAGCATTCATATAGAATCTACTTGCTAATGGCCGTTTTTGTATCACAGTTTGTTGTTCATCTTTGcattattattgtaaattaataaattaatctcACCTGTATAGAGAGGCTGTAAACATTCCTGTGTTCGCCAATGGAAACATCCAGCACCTGAGTGATGTGCATCTCTGCATGGAGGAGACTGGAGTACAAGGAGTCATGAGTGCAGGTACATGCATACATGCAGACAACCAGTGTGGTTAGTCATAGAAAAACTAGCTCTTTAAACAACTTTGACATTTACAGAGGGAAATCTCCATAACCCTGCCCTGTTTGAGGGCCGCAGTCCACCTGTATGGGAGATGTCTGAAGAATACCTTGAGGTGGTGCAGAAACACCCACCCTGCAGTCTGTCTTACGTCCGTGCACACATCTTTAAACTCTGGCACCACACGTATGTTCTGATTCATTGACACTGTTCAGACAGATTAAATGTTGCGTTCAGAGTGGTTATTACACTGAGGTCTAGAAGGTGAGTGGTGGTCACTGTTATCTTAATAAATAGGTCTTTTTAGGCTACAGATACACCAAGACTTGCGGGAGGAGTTGGCCAAAGCAAAAAATGTAGCTGGGATAGAAGAGGTTAACAGACAGTTAAAACTACGTTGCCAGGTAAAGGAGCTTGCTTTTACTTTGTTTCTAAAATGTGTCTTTGAGGAATTTCCTCTAAAGCTGATCATTTTTATCTGTTACAGGAGGAAATGGCTAAAGATGACTCCGAATGGCATCAAACTGGACTGCCCTTCCCCCACTGGATCTGTCAACCCTACGTCAGACCACCGTAACgtattttatttgcattttgaatATCACCACAATTATAACATTTCTGTATTATCTGCTACACACTGATTTTAAATGGATGGATCACCCCAAAACGGCATggcatgccattccaaacctgtatgactttcttctgcaaaacgcaCAAAAATTATGTTGTTAGCTAAacaatattaaagtgatagttcacccaaaaattctcaaaagaagatattttgaagaaggttggtaaccgaacagcgccagcacccattcacttctattgtatggactcaaaaccaatgcaagtgaatgggggccagttaccaatatttttcaaaatgccttcttttgtgttctgcagaagaaagaaagtcatacaggtttgaaatgacaagagggtgagtaaatgatgactgaatttttattttgggttgaactatcactttaatcccACCGTATTGCCACTgcgacatttcacaaaatatgttttatgtttcaCAGATTAAATAATCGTACtgtttttgaacgacatgaagtAAATAatcgatgacagaatttattttttgagttaactatccctttaagatctgCAAGGCAAAGtcttacatttttaacactttCTACACTGTATGATGTGATTCATATGGGAGTTTATATGGCACACTGGTATATTTTGCAGACCAAAGGATCCAAACTCAGAAAATGGCCAGACGGCACAGAAGACAAAAGCTGTGAGTGTGAAGAGGGCACACGAGGATACCGACGGACCCAACGACTCGCTCTCCAAGAACAAGCAGAAGAAGAAAGCCCGTAACCCTCACAAGAACTTCTGTCCAGAGCTGAAACGTAAGAAGATTTTGTGACATcactttagatttaatttaattgagtGAAATAAAATGTGAGGAATAACTTGGCCTATTGTTATTCCACAGCAAAATACATCAAGTGTGAGCAGTGTGGAAACCCTAaagtaagtatattttaaacattaatttTTATACTAATGAATTGTTTTTTACTGTTTCATGTATATACTTTCCATGTGTTGTTAATGTGTTACAAACACAAAACTTGTAAGTCCAATAAACTGTCGTTTCGTTTTTCCAAAAgggaaataaatgtgttttcaaCTTGTGTCGTGGCTGCTGCAAGAGAAAGGCTTTCAAGGAAGTGGCTGATTGTCCTGGTTAGTATATGAACCACAACCACACTTGCAATGGTTTTGACTTTACACTGAATTCTAACTGTTTTGAAACAAACAACCCTCTCAAACCAATttatcagttttattttatgtgattttaaacctttttgGCTTGATATTCCATAATTTAGCACATATTTTCTGGAGCtacaatttaaaggtccagtgtgtaattttttggaggatctagtgacagaaattcaatatacTATACATAACTATGGGCTGGTTGCAAAAACTGCTTATACTAGATGTTAGTCATCTAATTTTTTCTgaaagactggtcataacttctttaaatcagttacataaaaaggtagattgggctaattgaaatatgaaaagtaatactgattagtcctaactaattcCTAGTCTGTGAGAATAGCTGTTAAGACGCAGTCTTAATTTAGCagctaagtttatgcaactgggccatgtcttcagaggtgtattaaagaccttacataatgaagtgttatatttgtattacctaagaatgagctttttccatctccatacaccgtgggtccccttacatggaattcgtcatgttgtttctacagtagccctaaacggacaaacttttTTGGTAAAAAGTCATAAAAATAAACGTAAAAAAAGTTCTTaggcaaagaagagaaaacgtgatgacatcttaatcctctctcagcctccgtagtgcttcgaaagggaggggtggagtgagccattggttgcaattcacaacctcaccactagatgctgcttaAAGTCACACAATGGTCCTTTAATTTCTTGTAAACAGTAGTTacattaattacattaaaatggTAACACTTGTAATAATAATTGTGCAGAATAACTGCACtagcattttttgtcatgttagGGTATCAAAACGTAGAGCAACTTCCTTACTCAACATAGTATACGAATGTAACCG
Proteins encoded in this region:
- the dus1l gene encoding tRNA-dihydrouridine(16/17) synthase [NAD(P)(+)]-like, giving the protein MSKPRGFEFWKSALKGARYVVAPMVDQSELAWRLLSRRHGAELCYTPMLHAQVFVRDANYRRENLYNEVCQEDRPLITQFCANNPEVFVQAALLAQDYCDAIDLNLGCPQMIAKRGHYGVFLQDEWDLLEKMIKLADEKLSVPITCKIRVFPEMEKTVKYAKMLEKAGCQLLTIHGRTKDQKGALTGIASWKHIKAVREAVNIPVFANGNIQHLSDVHLCMEETGVQGVMSAEGNLHNPALFEGRSPPVWEMSEEYLEVVQKHPPCSLSYVRAHIFKLWHHTLQIHQDLREELAKAKNVAGIEEVNRQLKLRCQEEMAKDDSEWHQTGLPFPHWICQPYVRPPPKDPNSENGQTAQKTKAVSVKRAHEDTDGPNDSLSKNKQKKKARNPHKNFCPELKPKYIKCEQCGNPKGNKCVFNLCRGCCKRKAFKEVADCPGHGLRFKTRALRQCNSDTGSEQANVKPDNQTDLSTTVLDQHVNHNLALGINLNTSLN